A stretch of DNA from Catenulispora acidiphila DSM 44928:
TCGAGGCGATAGCCGCGCTCCAACGTCCCGACGGCGCGATCCCGTGGTTCCACGGCGGCCACCTGGACCCCTGGGACCACATCGAGGCGGCGATGGCGCTGGACGCGGCCGGGCTGGCGGACCGCGCGCTGGCCGCCTACCGCTGGCTGGCGGCGTCGCAGAACCCTGACGGTTCCTGGTACGCGGCGTACGCCGACGCGCCGGGCGGCGTCACCGAGCCGACCAACCGGCTGCGCGAGACCAACTTCAGCGCCTACATCGCGGTCGGCGTGTGGCACCACTGGCTGGCGACCGGCGACGAGGACTTCCTGGCCCAGATGTGGCAGCCGGTGCAGCGCGCGACGGACTTCGTGCTGAGCCTGCAGACCGCCGGCGGGGAGATCCTGTGGTGCCGCGACGAGCAGGGACGCGAAGCCGACGAGGCGCTGCTGACCGGCTGCTCGTCGATGTACCAGGCGCTGCGCTGCGCGCTGGCGGTCGCCGAGCGCCTCGGACGCGATCGCCCGGACTGGGAGCTGGCGTGCGGCCGGTTGGGGCACGCGCTCACGGCGCACCCGGAGCGCTTCGCGGACAAGGGCACGTACTCGATGGACTGGTACTACCCGGTGCTCGGCACGGCGCTGCGCGGAGCGGCGGCCGAGCAGCGGATCGCCGAGGGCTGGGACGATTTCGTGGTCCGGGACCTCGGCGTGCGCTGCGTCTCGACGAACCCGTGGGTCACCGGCGGCGAGACCTGCGAACTGGCACTGGCGCTGTGGGCGATCGGCGACACCGAACGGGCCCGGATGCTGCTGCGCGACATCCAGCATCTGCGCGACGACGCCGACGGGATGTACTGGACCGGCCGCGTCTTCGAGGCGGACGGCGCGGGGCACGAGCCCGCGCTGTGGCCGGTGGAGAAGACCACGTGGACGGCCGGCGCCCTGCTGTTGGCGCTCGCGGTGCTCGCCGAGGAGAAGGCGACGGTCGCGGTGTTCGGGGGCGACGGGCTGCCCGAAGGGTTGCCGGTGGCGTGCTCGGTCGCGGAGTGCGTCGCGGCTTGAGTGCGGTGCGCGGGGCACGAGGCTGACACCGGCTGCGAAGGCTGAGGCTGGCAAGACTGAGGCTGGCGTGCATCTCGCGCTTCGCCGGCGAGCACCCCACACAGTGCGGTGCGCTGAGCAGCAGGCTGACATCAGCTGCGAAGGCTGAGGCTGGCAAGACTGAGGCTGGCGTGCATCTCGCGCTTCGCCGGCGAGCACCCCACACAGTGCGGTGCGCTGAGCAGCAGGCTGACATCAGCTTCGAAGGCTGAGGCTGGCAAGGCTGAGGCTGGCGTGCATCTCGCGCTTCACCGGCGAGCGCACCATGCCACACCACACCCCACCGGACCGCATCCCTTCCGCGGCCGGTGTCATCGGTGGAGAGTCAGGAAGTGCAAGCCGTGTTCACCGCGGCGATGTCCTTGGTGGTCAACGGGATCTGCTTGTTCATCCCGGTGGTGTCGTTGTGCTGGTAGGCGTTGGCGAACGTGTTCCAGCCGTCCGCCTCGCTCTGGATCGCCGCCTTCACCGCCGGATCGGTGGCCTTCGCAGCGTCCGCGGCCAGTTTGTCGGCCAGCGCGTGGTCGGCCGCGATCTGGAAGTCCTTGCCGCCGTTGGCGGCCGGGTCGGCGGCGTTGAAGGCGTCGAGGTCGCGGGAGGCTTCGGCGCAGCCGGCCTTGCTGCCGCCGGTGTCCGGCGGGGTGCTGGTCGATGTCGAGGTGTCGGACGTGTCGGACGTGTCAGAGGTGTCCAGCGAATCCGGGCTCGTCGGGCTCGTCGGGGTCGTCGCGGAGGGCGTCGGCGTCCCGGTCGGCGTGCCGGTCTTCGAGGTCGTCGACGTGGTCGGTCCGGCCTGCGGCGTGCCGGAGTGCGATAGCGCCGTGATGCCGAGCGTCGTCAGCGCCGCGACGGCGACGACCCCCATGGCCGCCAGCCCGACCTTCATCCCGGTGCCGCTCTTCGGCGGCGGGGGAGGGGTCAGCGTCTGGCCGGCCAGATACGGCGCCGGCTGGTGCGGTGTGGGGTGATACGGCGGGACGTTCCCCGCGTGCCCCGCGTGCGACACGTTCGCCAGCTCCCGCGTCGGCGGGATCAGCGGCGTGGGCGGTGTCGAGGCGGACGCCAGGGTCGGCGCCGGGCTGGGGACGCCAGCCGGGTTCTCGTTCAGCATCCGCAGTGCCGCCTGCACCGTCGGCCGCTGGGCCGGGTCCTTCGCCAACAGCGCCGCTAACAGACCGGTCAGGCGCCCGGCGTTCTTCGGCGGCTTCGGCTGCTCGAACAAGACCGCGGTCATCGTGGCGGTCGGCGAGTCGCGGCGGAACGGCGAGACGCCCTCGACCGCCTGGTAGAGCGTCACGCCGAGGGAGAACAGGTCCGAGGCCGGACCGGCTTCGGCGGCGCGGGCGCGCTCGGGCGCCAGGTACTCCGCCGAGCCGATGACCGCGCCGGTCATCGTCAGAGAGCTGTCGTTCTCGTGCTGGGCTATGCCGAAGTCGGTGAGCAGGACCCGGCCGTCGCTCGCGAGCAGCACGTTCGCTGGCTTCACGTCGCGGTGCACGATCCCGGCGGCGTGCGCCGCGGCCAGCGCGCGCAGCATCGTGTCGGCGACCTTCGCGGTGTTCTCCACGCTCAGCGGGCCGTGCTCGGTCAGGTGCTCGTCCAGCGAGGTGCCGGAGACCAGCTGCATCACGATCCACGGCGCGTCGTCGTCGATCACGACGTCGTGCACGGTCACGATGCCCGGCTGGTCGCGCAGCCGCACGGTGTTGCGGGCCTCGCGCTCGGCCCGGCTGAGCCGCTCGGCCAGCTGCGCCTCCGAGAGCATGAAGGGCAGCGAGACTTCCTTGATGGCCACGTCGATGCCCAGCGTCTGATCATGGGCCCGCCAGACGCGGCCAATTCCGCCGGCGCCCAACCGGTCTACCAGGCGATACCGGCCGCCGACCAAGCGGCCGGGCCGTGATGGGTCAGTCCCGATCTGCATTACCCGCAAAACCCCCCCGGGTCGACTGTGTTTCCGACATCGGACAGACTACGGAAGCGGCGTGTTGATCACATCCGCCGAGGTACTCAGAAAGGGATGCGTACATGTCCTACCCGGACCCGCGTTATTTCGCCGACACCGGCGAGGTCAGCGCCACGTTCCGGCCGGCCGGCGCCGAGCCCGAGATCACCTTCGCCTCCGGCGGGACCTGCAGCCTGCTGTCGACCTCCGACACCTCCGGCGGTTTGTACGGACTCTACCGCTGGGACTTCGCGGCGGCGCCGAGCGGTCCGGGCACGCACTTCCACAAGACCATGAGCGAGGCCTTCTTCGTCCTGAAGGGCGCCGTGCGCCTGTTCAACGGCGAGAAGTGGGTCGAGGCGACGCCCGGCGACTACCTGTTCGTGCCGCCCGGCGGGCTGCACGCGTTCCGCAACGAGTCCGGCGAGCCGGCCTCGATGCTGCTGATGTTCGCCCCCGGCGCGCCGCGCGAGAACTACTTCCGCGGTCTGGTCGAGGGGATGCAGAACACGATGGGAGAGGCTTTCTTCCTGGAGCACGACCAGTACAACGTGAAGGACTGACAACAGGCTCATTCGCCGCTGCTGAGCTGCGCGAACGGCCGCCTCCCGAAGTTCGAGGACTTCGGGAGGCAGCCCGGGGATGAGTGGTACAGCGGCTCTAGAACGGTTCCTTCTTGCCGGCGCTGAGCTGGACCCACTGCGCCGTCGGCCGACCCTCGACCCGGAACTGCTCACCGGAGACGCCGAACTCCTTCGGCCAGCCCTCGGGCGAGTCCTCCCAGGTCTCCTGGCGGCCGTAGAGCGTCTCGTCCAGGATCGCGTAGCTCGGCGCGGCACGCTCCACCCCGCGTCCGGTGGTCCAGTAGGTCTCGAACACGCGGTCGCCCTCCCGCAGGTAGCTGACGCGCATACCGAACCAGCGGTCGGCGAGCAGCTGTTCGGCGGAGTCGCGCGCCGAGTACCAGGGCACGTCCCAGCCGAGGAAGTCGTAGTAGGCGCGGCTGAGCTCGTACGGGCCCTGCGAGAAGACCGCATAGGTGACGTCGCGGGAGTGCAGGTACGCCAGCTCCTGGACCTCGGCGGTGAAGAAGGTGCAGCCTTCGCACTGGTCCTTCGGGGCGCGGTCGTCGTGCCACATGGCGTAGTACACGGTCAGCATGCGCCGGCCCTCGAACACGTCGAGCAGCGGGACCGGGCCCTGCGCGCCGACGACCGGGATGGACGGATCCACCTCGACCATCGGCAGCCGGCGGCGGGCCGCGGCGAGCCTGTCGCCCTCGCGGGTGTGCGCCTTCTCGCGGACGGCCAGCTCGTCGAGCTGGGCCTGCCAGGTCTGGCGGTCGGTGACCTCCGGGAGCGGGGGTCGGTCTGCGGTCATGGGTGCCTCCGGATCGGTGCGGGGTCGGGTGCGTCGGGTGCCCTGAAAGGGTCAGACGATCCGGGGCGGCAGAACTCATCGGTGCGCGATCGCGCTCTTCGTGCCGGTCAGTGCAGCGACTCGTCCGCCGGGCCGATGGTGAACTTGGTGAAGCGGACGTCCAGTCCGGCGCGGGTCGGGGCGCAGCACGCCGGACCTGCCTGCGCGACGGCGTCCGGGTCCAGCGGCGCCAAGCGGACCAGGCGCCAGGGACCGTCCTCGCAGCGGGCCCGCACGGTGAGGGCGTCGCCGGCGCGGCTGACCCGGATGGTCACCTCGCGGTCGGCCCACTCCGGGACCGGCGCCGTCGACCAGTCCGACATGCCGCGGGTGACGACGGCGCCGAGCTGCGGCGCGCCGTCCGCGAACTCGACGCCGGACTTGGTCCAGGTCTGCTCGTCCACCCGGACCAGTACGCCGGCCTGGTCGAACTGCTCGGTCAGCGCGCACCGGAAGGAGACCTCGACCGCGCTGCCGGCGGGGAAGTCGGTGAGCAGGGCGTGGCCGTCGTCGTGGACGAAGCCGTAGCTCGTGGTGCGCCAGAAGTCCGACTCGGCGGCGGCGGTGACGACCAGGTCGCCGCCCTCTTCACGGACCGCGGGCGGCGGGTTCAGCCAGGACCCGGCGGACCAGGGGACTATCGTCTCTGTGGTGTGGATCACCGCGCGAGCCTACTCCGCCGTCCCGATCGCGCAGCGGTCGTGTCGATCCGCGGCGTCCCCCGTTCGACCTATGGGGGAACGGGCCCGGAAGGGGTCCGGAGCACCTGAGGAGACACGACCGTGAAGTACATGCTGATCTTCCGCGCCGACGACAAGGCCCTGGAGTCCATGGCCACCACCGACTTCGCCGCCATGATCGAGAAGGTCGGGAAGATGAACGACGAGCTGATCCGCGCCGGCGTGCTGCTGGCCGCCGAGGGTCTGGCCGGACCCGAGGAGAGCGTCATCGTCGACTACTCGGCCGAGCCGCCGGTGGTGACCGACGGGCCCTACGGGGAGACCAAGGAGCTGTTCAACGGCTTCTACATCCTCAACGTCGCCTCGATGCAGGAGGCCGTGGAATGGGCCAAGCGCTCGCCGATCACCGGTCCCGGATTCAAGACCGAGATCCGCCGGGTGACCACGATCGACGAGATGCCGCAGGACAACGAGTGGATCAAGAAGGAGCGCGCGTGGCGCGAGGCCACCGGGCAGCTCTGAGCAGCCCGGTCTGC
This window harbors:
- a CDS encoding cupin domain-containing protein; its protein translation is MSYPDPRYFADTGEVSATFRPAGAEPEITFASGGTCSLLSTSDTSGGLYGLYRWDFAAAPSGPGTHFHKTMSEAFFVLKGAVRLFNGEKWVEATPGDYLFVPPGGLHAFRNESGEPASMLLMFAPGAPRENYFRGLVEGMQNTMGEAFFLEHDQYNVKD
- a CDS encoding DUF1349 domain-containing protein; translated protein: MIHTTETIVPWSAGSWLNPPPAVREEGGDLVVTAAAESDFWRTTSYGFVHDDGHALLTDFPAGSAVEVSFRCALTEQFDQAGVLVRVDEQTWTKSGVEFADGAPQLGAVVTRGMSDWSTAPVPEWADREVTIRVSRAGDALTVRARCEDGPWRLVRLAPLDPDAVAQAGPACCAPTRAGLDVRFTKFTIGPADESLH
- a CDS encoding prenyltransferase; the encoded protein is MTVRSARSASPVEGLAAATELLACEGVLSAAQIRTTVEAIAALQRPDGAIPWFHGGHLDPWDHIEAAMALDAAGLADRALAAYRWLAASQNPDGSWYAAYADAPGGVTEPTNRLRETNFSAYIAVGVWHHWLATGDEDFLAQMWQPVQRATDFVLSLQTAGGEILWCRDEQGREADEALLTGCSSMYQALRCALAVAERLGRDRPDWELACGRLGHALTAHPERFADKGTYSMDWYYPVLGTALRGAAAEQRIAEGWDDFVVRDLGVRCVSTNPWVTGGETCELALALWAIGDTERARMLLRDIQHLRDDADGMYWTGRVFEADGAGHEPALWPVEKTTWTAGALLLALAVLAEEKATVAVFGGDGLPEGLPVACSVAECVAA
- a CDS encoding serine/threonine-protein kinase, with the translated sequence MQIGTDPSRPGRLVGGRYRLVDRLGAGGIGRVWRAHDQTLGIDVAIKEVSLPFMLSEAQLAERLSRAEREARNTVRLRDQPGIVTVHDVVIDDDAPWIVMQLVSGTSLDEHLTEHGPLSVENTAKVADTMLRALAAAHAAGIVHRDVKPANVLLASDGRVLLTDFGIAQHENDSSLTMTGAVIGSAEYLAPERARAAEAGPASDLFSLGVTLYQAVEGVSPFRRDSPTATMTAVLFEQPKPPKNAGRLTGLLAALLAKDPAQRPTVQAALRMLNENPAGVPSPAPTLASASTPPTPLIPPTRELANVSHAGHAGNVPPYHPTPHQPAPYLAGQTLTPPPPPKSGTGMKVGLAAMGVVAVAALTTLGITALSHSGTPQAGPTTSTTSKTGTPTGTPTPSATTPTSPTSPDSLDTSDTSDTSDTSTSTSTPPDTGGSKAGCAEASRDLDAFNAADPAANGGKDFQIAADHALADKLAADAAKATDPAVKAAIQSEADGWNTFANAYQHNDTTGMNKQIPLTTKDIAAVNTACTS
- a CDS encoding YciI family protein gives rise to the protein MKYMLIFRADDKALESMATTDFAAMIEKVGKMNDELIRAGVLLAAEGLAGPEESVIVDYSAEPPVVTDGPYGETKELFNGFYILNVASMQEAVEWAKRSPITGPGFKTEIRRVTTIDEMPQDNEWIKKERAWREATGQL
- a CDS encoding DUF899 family protein → MTADRPPLPEVTDRQTWQAQLDELAVREKAHTREGDRLAAARRRLPMVEVDPSIPVVGAQGPVPLLDVFEGRRMLTVYYAMWHDDRAPKDQCEGCTFFTAEVQELAYLHSRDVTYAVFSQGPYELSRAYYDFLGWDVPWYSARDSAEQLLADRWFGMRVSYLREGDRVFETYWTTGRGVERAAPSYAILDETLYGRQETWEDSPEGWPKEFGVSGEQFRVEGRPTAQWVQLSAGKKEPF